A genomic segment from Aegilops tauschii subsp. strangulata cultivar AL8/78 chromosome 1, Aet v6.0, whole genome shotgun sequence encodes:
- the LOC109763934 gene encoding BRCA1-associated RING domain protein 1 yields MAILYGKWIVRAGWIVDFLVQRIPHPETPYEMTFYGGLHTSISGPTKGRARAAEGAPKLFSGLNFCFSAYLHVEDLEDFQNLIAAGGGQPMEGVSPDSLPEIRNRFPGKVYFIYHGGPPRDSTRYFNCILKKQIEECVEYGKSGAQVISHLMLYDAILSYDARILEPGRSFHEYM; encoded by the exons ATGGCGATACTGTATGGGAAATGGATTGTCAGAGCCGGAT GGATTGTGGATTTCTTGGTGCAACGAATTCCACACCCGGAAACTCCTTACGAGATGACATTCTATGGGGGTTTGCACACATCAATTTCTGGACCAACGAAAGGAAGAGCTAGAGCTGCTGAAGGG GCACCAAAACTGTTCTCAGGACTGAATTTCTGCTTCAGCGCCTACCTGCACGTAGAAGACTTAGAGGACTTCCAGAATCTCATAGCAGCTGGTGGAGGGCAACCGATGGAGGGAGTCAGCCCAGACTCGTTACCTGAGATTAGGAACAGATTTCCAGGGAAGGTGTACTTCATCTACCACGGCGGACCTCCAAGGGACTCAACTCGGTATTTCAATTGTATCCTAAAGAAGCAGATAGAGGAGTGCGTCGAGTATGGGAAATCGGGAGCACAGGTGATCAGCCACCTGATGCTGTACGATGCTATCCTGTCCTATGACGCGCGGATCCTGGAACCTGGACGGTCTTTTCACGAATATATGTGA